One genomic region from Prunus persica cultivar Lovell chromosome G3, Prunus_persica_NCBIv2, whole genome shotgun sequence encodes:
- the LOC18784185 gene encoding ABC transporter C family member 13 isoform X8 yields the protein MNHGVTKQLDFEDLLQLPTDMDPCSCHDTLLSCWQSQQSSCPDPSLFRAICCAYGWPYIRLGLLKVLNDCVGFAAPLLLNKLIRFLQQGTESWDGYVLAISLGLISIFKSFLDTQYSFHLSRLKLKLRSSIITVIYQKCLYINLAERSKFTEGEIQTFMAIDSDRTVNLCNSFHDMWSLPLQIGVALFLLYTQVKFAFVAGIAITISLIPVNKWISTLIASATVKMMKQKDERIRRTGELLTYIRTLKMHGWELLFSSWLMETRSLEVMHLTTRKYLDAWCVFFWATTPTLFSLFTFGLFALMGHQLDAATVFTCLALFNTLISPLNSFPWVINGLIDAIISIKRLSRFLSCSQHKSKLETTAGSSSPYFSNDKSEIFHEDKAVVFDDSCFAWSSSDEKDLDLVLKHVTLGIPKGSFIAVIGEVGSGKSSLLNSILGEMRLVHGSVYSCGSIAYVPQVPWILSGTIRDNILFGKHYDPKRYLDTLEASALDLDISLMVGGDMAYIGEKGINLSGGQRARIALARAMYNGSDMFILDDVLSAVDAQVARCILYNAILGPLMKQQTRVLCTHNVQAISSADTIVVMDKGHVKWVGRSADWPVSSYSVFSPLNEIDICLKNESQECSAVEDIHVESQQNLVLEKDTVPASDRTQEIIEVEARKEGRVELTIYKNYATFSGWFISVVICLSAILMQASRNGNDLWLSNWVDATRSSRKEYSTSFYLVILCIFCIVNSILTLVRAFSFAFGGLRAAVKVHDTLLKRLINAPVQFFDQTPGGRILNRFSSDLYTIDDSLPFILNILLANFVGLLGIAIVLSYVQVLFLLLLLPFWYIYSKLQFFYRSTSRELRRLDSVSRSPIYTSFTETLDGSSTIRAFKSEDLFFARFTDQVKLYQQTSYTELTASLWLSLRLQLLAAFIISFVAVMAVIGSHGSLPINFSTPGLVGLALSYAAPVVSLLGSFLTSFTETEKEMVSVERALEYMDVPQEELHGSQSLHPSWPYQGQIEFQNVTLRYKPSLPAALRDISFTIEGGMQVGFIGRTGAGKSSVLNALFRLTPICKGCILVDSINIASAPIRDLRGHFSVVPQTPFLFEGSLRDNLDPFQLSDDLKIWKALERCHVKEEVEAAGGLDIHLKESGMSFSVGQRQLLCLARALLKSSKVLCLDECTANVDTQTASIIQKTISSECRGMTVITIAHRISTVLNMDSVLVLDHGILVEQGNPQVLLENESSRFSSFAKASTM from the exons ATGAATCATGGTGTCACAAAGCAGCTTGATTTTGAAGATTTGCTTCAGCTTCCTACTGATATGGATCCCTGTTCATGTCATGATACATTGCTTAGCTGTTGGCAATCCCAACAGAGCAGTTGCCCTGATCCATCCCTGTTTAGGGCAATTTGTTGTGCATATGGATGGCCATACATTCGTCTGGGCTTGTTGAAG GTACTCAATGATTGTGTTGGTTTTGCTGCACCGTTGCTTCTCAATAAACTGATTCGCTTCCTTCAACAAG GTACAGAGAGTTGGGATGGTTATGTTCTTGCAATATCCTTGGGCCTCATATCTATCTTTAA GTCGTTTTTGGATACACAATATAGTTTTCATCTTTCGAGACTGAAGCTAAAGCTACGATCTAGTATCATCACTGTTATCTATCAGAAG TGCCTATATATCAATCTAGCAGAGCGATCAAAATTTACTGAGGGGGAAATCCAGACATTCATGGCAATAGATTCTGATCGTACTGTCAACTTGTGTAACAGTTTCCATGATATGTGGAG CTTACCCTTACAAATTGGGGTGGCTTTGTTCCTTCTGTATACACAAGTCAAATTTGCATTTGTTGCTGGGATTGCAATTACCATCTCCCTGATACCAG TGAATAAATGGATATCTACATTGATTGCAAGTGCTACAGTGAAAATGATGAAGCAGAAAGATGAGAG GATAAGAAGGACAGGAGAACTGTTGACATATATCCGCACTTTGAAGATGCATGGGTGGGAGCTTCTGTTTTCTAGCTGGTTGATGGAGACAAGATCATTAGAAGTTATGCACTTAACT ACACGGAAATACTTGGATGCCTGGTGTGTATTTTTTTGGGCTACAACACCAACTCTTTTTTCCCTGTTCACATTTGGACTTTTTGCATTGATGGGCCATCAACTTGATGCTGCAACG GTCTTCACTTGTCTTGCTCTGTTTAATACTTTGATATCTCCTCTAAATTCATTTCCATGGGTCATTAATGGATTAATTGAT GCCATCATATCTATCAAGCGGTTGAGCAGGTTTCTATCTTGCTCTCAGCACAAATCAAAACTGGAAACAACAGCTGGTTCATCTTCACCATATTTCTCAAATGAcaaatctgaaattttccATGAAGATAAGGCTGTTGTATTCGatgattcatgttttgcttGGTCAAGCAGCGATGAAAAAGACTTGGATTTGGTGCTGAAACATGTAACTCTAGGCATTCCAAAGGGTTCCTTCATTGCAGTGATTGGAGAG GTTGGTTCAGGTAAATCATCCTTGTTGAATTCAATTTTGGGGGAAATGCGACTTGTCCATGGATCAGTATATTCATGTGGTTCTATAGCATATGTACCACAG GTCCCCTGGATTCTATCTGGAACAATACGTGACAACATACTGTTTGGAAAGCATTATGATCCCAAAAG ATACTTGGATACTTTAGAGGCAAGTGCTCTAGACCTTGATATTTCATTAATGGTTGGAGGTGACATGGCTTACATTGGAGAAAAAGGAATCAACTTGTCAGGTGGACAGAGAGCTAGAATTGCTTTGGCAAG GGCCATGTATAATGGCTCCGATATGTTTATTCTTGATGATGTCCTAAGTGCAGTTGATGCACAAGTTGCTCGGTGTATTTTGTATAATGCCATTTTGGGTCCGCTTATGAAACAACAGACTCGTGTACTTTGTACCCACAATGTTCAG GCAATATCTTCAGCCGATACAATTGTTGTTATGGACAAAGGACATGTCAAGTGGGTAGGAAGATCGGCTGATTGGCCTGTTTCTTCGTATTCAGTGTTCTCTCCACTGAATGAAATTGATATatgtttaaaaaatgaaagccaAGAATGCAGTGCAGTCGAAGATATTCATGTTGAAAGCCAACAAAATCTCGTGCTAGAAAAAGATACTGTGCCTGCTTCAGATAGAACACAAGAGATCATTGAAGTTGAGGCACGAAAAGAGGGCAGAGTAGAACTTACCATCTACAA GAATTATGCCACATTTTCTGGTTGGTTCATTTCAGTTGTAATATGCCTGTCAGCAATCCTAATGCAAGCTTCTCGTAATGGGAATGATCTGTGGCTGTCAAATTGGGTTGATGCAACAAGAAGCAGTCGGAAAGAATATTCCACATCCTTTTATCTG GTTATACTCTGCATCTTTTGCATTGTAAATTCAATTCTTACATTAGTGAGGGCTTTCTCATTTGCATTTGGTGGCTTACGAGCTGCTGTTAAGGTGCATGATACACTGCTGAAAAGGCTTATCAATGCACCAGTGCAATTCTTTGATCAGACACCTGGCGGAAGAATACTAAACAG GTTTTCTTCAGATCTATATACAATTGATGATTCTCTCCCCTTCATTCTTAACATTCTCCTAGCCAATTTTGTTGGCCTGCTAGGAATTGCAATAGTTTTGTCATACGTACAG GTCCTCTTCTTGCTTTTGCTATTGCCATTCTGGTATATCTACAGCAAACTTCAG TTCTTCTACAGATCAACATCTCGGGAATTACGGAGGCTGGACAGTGTTTCTCGATCTCCCATCTATACATCCTTCACAGAGACACTTGATGGCTCATCAACCATTCGAGCATTCAAGTCTGAG GACCTTTTTTTTGCCAGATTCACTGACCAGGTCAAATTGTATCAACAAACTTCTTACACAGAGTTAACAGCAAGTTTGTGGCTTTCCCTGCGTCTTCAG TTGTTAGCAGCATTTATCATCTCATTTGTTGCTGTCATGGCTGTTATTGGATCTCATGGCAGTTTACCAATCAATTTCAGTACACCAGGGTTG GTAGGATTGGCTCTGTCTTACGCAGCTCCAGTTGTGTCTTTGCTGGGAAGCTTTTTGACAAGTTTCACTGAAACGGAGAAGGAAATGGTTTCAGTTGAAAGAGCTCTTGAG TATATGGACGTTCCACAAGAAGAACTGCATGGATCCCAATCCTTACATCCCAGTTGGCCCTATCAAGGACAGATTGAATTCCAGAATGTAACCTTGAGATATAAGCCGTCTTTACCAGCTGCACTCCGTGATATTAGTTTTACTATCGAGGGCGGGATGCAG GTCGGATTTATTGGAAGGACAGGAGCTGGAAAGTCTAGTGTCTTGAATGCCCTTTTCCGCCTCACACCGATCTGTAAAGGATGTATTCTTGTGGATAGCATAAACATAGCTAGTGCTCCTATCAGAGATCTTCGTGGACATTTCTCTGTTGTTCCTCAgactccttttttatttgaaggatcATTAAG GGACAATCTAGATCCATTCCAGCTGAGTGATGACTTAAAAATTTGGAAGGCTTTGGAGAGATGCCATGTCAAAGAGGAAGTAGAAGCAGCAGGAGGGCTAGATATTCACCTGAAGGAATCAGGGATGTCATTTTCTGTTGGGCAACGACAGCTTCTTTGCCTTGCACGCGCACTTCTGAAGTCTTCAAAG GTCCTCTGTTTGGATGAATGCACAGCTAATGTTGATACGCAAACAGCAtcaataatacaaaaaactatATCTAGTGAATGCAGAGGGATGACAGTTATCACAATTGCTCACCGTATTTCCACTGTCTTAAATATGGACAGTGTCTTGGTCCTTGACCATGGTATCCTG GTTGAACAAGGAAATCCGCAGGTTCTCCTAGAAAATGAGTCCTCCAgattttcaagttttgctAAAGCTTCTACAATGTGA
- the LOC18784185 gene encoding ABC transporter C family member 13 isoform X7, with amino-acid sequence MTFRSITSVMNHGVTKQLDFEDLLQLPTDMDPCSCHDTLLSCWQSQQSSCPDPSLFRAICCAYGWPYIRLGLLKVLNDCVGFAAPLLLNKLIRFLQQGTESWDGYVLAISLGLISIFKSFLDTQYSFHLSRLKLKLRSSIITVIYQKCLYINLAERSKFTEGEIQTFMAIDSDRTVNLCNSFHDMWSLPLQIGVALFLLYTQVKFAFVAGIAITISLIPVNKWISTLIASATVKMMKQKDERIRRTGELLTYIRTLKMHGWELLFSSWLMETRSLEVMHLTTRKYLDAWCVFFWATTPTLFSLFTFGLFALMGHQLDAATVFTCLALFNTLISPLNSFPWVINGLIDAIISIKRLSRFLSCSQHKSKLETTAGSSSPYFSNDKSEIFHEDKAVVFDDSCFAWSSSDEKDLDLVLKHVTLGIPKGSFIAVIGEVGSGKSSLLNSILGEMRLVHGSVYSCGSIAYVPQVPWILSGTIRDNILFGKHYDPKRYLDTLEASALDLDISLMVGGDMAYIGEKGINLSGGQRARIALARAMYNGSDMFILDDVLSAVDAQVARCILYNAILGPLMKQQTRVLCTHNVQAISSADTIVVMDKGHVKWVGRSADWPVSSYSVFSPLNEIDICLKNESQECSAVEDIHVESQQNLVLEKDTVPASDRTQEIIEVEARKEGRVELTIYKNYATFSGWFISVVICLSAILMQASRNGNDLWLSNWVDATRSSRKEYSTSFYLVILCIFCIVNSILTLVRAFSFAFGGLRAAVKVHDTLLKRLINAPVQFFDQTPGGRILNRFSSDLYTIDDSLPFILNILLANFVGLLGIAIVLSYVQVLFLLLLLPFWYIYSKLQFFYRSTSRELRRLDSVSRSPIYTSFTETLDGSSTIRAFKSEDLFFARFTDQVKLYQQTSYTELTASLWLSLRLQLLAAFIISFVAVMAVIGSHGSLPINFSTPGLVGLALSYAAPVVSLLGSFLTSFTETEKEMVSVERALEYMDVPQEELHGSQSLHPSWPYQGQIEFQNVTLRYKPSLPAALRDISFTIEGGMQVGFIGRTGAGKSSVLNALFRLTPICKGCILVDSINIASAPIRDLRGHFSVVPQTPFLFEGSLRDNLDPFQLSDDLKIWKALERCHVKEEVEAAGGLDIHLKESGMSFSVGQRQLLCLARALLKSSKVLCLDECTANVDTQTASIIQKTISSECRGMTVITIAHRISTVLNMDSVLVLDHGILVEQGNPQVLLENESSRFSSFAKASTM; translated from the exons ATGACATTCAGATCTATCACTTCTGTGATGAATCATGGTGTCACAAAGCAGCTTGATTTTGAAGATTTGCTTCAGCTTCCTACTGATATGGATCCCTGTTCATGTCATGATACATTGCTTAGCTGTTGGCAATCCCAACAGAGCAGTTGCCCTGATCCATCCCTGTTTAGGGCAATTTGTTGTGCATATGGATGGCCATACATTCGTCTGGGCTTGTTGAAG GTACTCAATGATTGTGTTGGTTTTGCTGCACCGTTGCTTCTCAATAAACTGATTCGCTTCCTTCAACAAG GTACAGAGAGTTGGGATGGTTATGTTCTTGCAATATCCTTGGGCCTCATATCTATCTTTAA GTCGTTTTTGGATACACAATATAGTTTTCATCTTTCGAGACTGAAGCTAAAGCTACGATCTAGTATCATCACTGTTATCTATCAGAAG TGCCTATATATCAATCTAGCAGAGCGATCAAAATTTACTGAGGGGGAAATCCAGACATTCATGGCAATAGATTCTGATCGTACTGTCAACTTGTGTAACAGTTTCCATGATATGTGGAG CTTACCCTTACAAATTGGGGTGGCTTTGTTCCTTCTGTATACACAAGTCAAATTTGCATTTGTTGCTGGGATTGCAATTACCATCTCCCTGATACCAG TGAATAAATGGATATCTACATTGATTGCAAGTGCTACAGTGAAAATGATGAAGCAGAAAGATGAGAG GATAAGAAGGACAGGAGAACTGTTGACATATATCCGCACTTTGAAGATGCATGGGTGGGAGCTTCTGTTTTCTAGCTGGTTGATGGAGACAAGATCATTAGAAGTTATGCACTTAACT ACACGGAAATACTTGGATGCCTGGTGTGTATTTTTTTGGGCTACAACACCAACTCTTTTTTCCCTGTTCACATTTGGACTTTTTGCATTGATGGGCCATCAACTTGATGCTGCAACG GTCTTCACTTGTCTTGCTCTGTTTAATACTTTGATATCTCCTCTAAATTCATTTCCATGGGTCATTAATGGATTAATTGAT GCCATCATATCTATCAAGCGGTTGAGCAGGTTTCTATCTTGCTCTCAGCACAAATCAAAACTGGAAACAACAGCTGGTTCATCTTCACCATATTTCTCAAATGAcaaatctgaaattttccATGAAGATAAGGCTGTTGTATTCGatgattcatgttttgcttGGTCAAGCAGCGATGAAAAAGACTTGGATTTGGTGCTGAAACATGTAACTCTAGGCATTCCAAAGGGTTCCTTCATTGCAGTGATTGGAGAG GTTGGTTCAGGTAAATCATCCTTGTTGAATTCAATTTTGGGGGAAATGCGACTTGTCCATGGATCAGTATATTCATGTGGTTCTATAGCATATGTACCACAG GTCCCCTGGATTCTATCTGGAACAATACGTGACAACATACTGTTTGGAAAGCATTATGATCCCAAAAG ATACTTGGATACTTTAGAGGCAAGTGCTCTAGACCTTGATATTTCATTAATGGTTGGAGGTGACATGGCTTACATTGGAGAAAAAGGAATCAACTTGTCAGGTGGACAGAGAGCTAGAATTGCTTTGGCAAG GGCCATGTATAATGGCTCCGATATGTTTATTCTTGATGATGTCCTAAGTGCAGTTGATGCACAAGTTGCTCGGTGTATTTTGTATAATGCCATTTTGGGTCCGCTTATGAAACAACAGACTCGTGTACTTTGTACCCACAATGTTCAG GCAATATCTTCAGCCGATACAATTGTTGTTATGGACAAAGGACATGTCAAGTGGGTAGGAAGATCGGCTGATTGGCCTGTTTCTTCGTATTCAGTGTTCTCTCCACTGAATGAAATTGATATatgtttaaaaaatgaaagccaAGAATGCAGTGCAGTCGAAGATATTCATGTTGAAAGCCAACAAAATCTCGTGCTAGAAAAAGATACTGTGCCTGCTTCAGATAGAACACAAGAGATCATTGAAGTTGAGGCACGAAAAGAGGGCAGAGTAGAACTTACCATCTACAA GAATTATGCCACATTTTCTGGTTGGTTCATTTCAGTTGTAATATGCCTGTCAGCAATCCTAATGCAAGCTTCTCGTAATGGGAATGATCTGTGGCTGTCAAATTGGGTTGATGCAACAAGAAGCAGTCGGAAAGAATATTCCACATCCTTTTATCTG GTTATACTCTGCATCTTTTGCATTGTAAATTCAATTCTTACATTAGTGAGGGCTTTCTCATTTGCATTTGGTGGCTTACGAGCTGCTGTTAAGGTGCATGATACACTGCTGAAAAGGCTTATCAATGCACCAGTGCAATTCTTTGATCAGACACCTGGCGGAAGAATACTAAACAG GTTTTCTTCAGATCTATATACAATTGATGATTCTCTCCCCTTCATTCTTAACATTCTCCTAGCCAATTTTGTTGGCCTGCTAGGAATTGCAATAGTTTTGTCATACGTACAG GTCCTCTTCTTGCTTTTGCTATTGCCATTCTGGTATATCTACAGCAAACTTCAG TTCTTCTACAGATCAACATCTCGGGAATTACGGAGGCTGGACAGTGTTTCTCGATCTCCCATCTATACATCCTTCACAGAGACACTTGATGGCTCATCAACCATTCGAGCATTCAAGTCTGAG GACCTTTTTTTTGCCAGATTCACTGACCAGGTCAAATTGTATCAACAAACTTCTTACACAGAGTTAACAGCAAGTTTGTGGCTTTCCCTGCGTCTTCAG TTGTTAGCAGCATTTATCATCTCATTTGTTGCTGTCATGGCTGTTATTGGATCTCATGGCAGTTTACCAATCAATTTCAGTACACCAGGGTTG GTAGGATTGGCTCTGTCTTACGCAGCTCCAGTTGTGTCTTTGCTGGGAAGCTTTTTGACAAGTTTCACTGAAACGGAGAAGGAAATGGTTTCAGTTGAAAGAGCTCTTGAG TATATGGACGTTCCACAAGAAGAACTGCATGGATCCCAATCCTTACATCCCAGTTGGCCCTATCAAGGACAGATTGAATTCCAGAATGTAACCTTGAGATATAAGCCGTCTTTACCAGCTGCACTCCGTGATATTAGTTTTACTATCGAGGGCGGGATGCAG GTCGGATTTATTGGAAGGACAGGAGCTGGAAAGTCTAGTGTCTTGAATGCCCTTTTCCGCCTCACACCGATCTGTAAAGGATGTATTCTTGTGGATAGCATAAACATAGCTAGTGCTCCTATCAGAGATCTTCGTGGACATTTCTCTGTTGTTCCTCAgactccttttttatttgaaggatcATTAAG GGACAATCTAGATCCATTCCAGCTGAGTGATGACTTAAAAATTTGGAAGGCTTTGGAGAGATGCCATGTCAAAGAGGAAGTAGAAGCAGCAGGAGGGCTAGATATTCACCTGAAGGAATCAGGGATGTCATTTTCTGTTGGGCAACGACAGCTTCTTTGCCTTGCACGCGCACTTCTGAAGTCTTCAAAG GTCCTCTGTTTGGATGAATGCACAGCTAATGTTGATACGCAAACAGCAtcaataatacaaaaaactatATCTAGTGAATGCAGAGGGATGACAGTTATCACAATTGCTCACCGTATTTCCACTGTCTTAAATATGGACAGTGTCTTGGTCCTTGACCATGGTATCCTG GTTGAACAAGGAAATCCGCAGGTTCTCCTAGAAAATGAGTCCTCCAgattttcaagttttgctAAAGCTTCTACAATGTGA